A genomic window from Cotesia glomerata isolate CgM1 linkage group LG7, MPM_Cglom_v2.3, whole genome shotgun sequence includes:
- the LOC123269018 gene encoding prion-like-(Q/N-rich) domain-bearing protein 25, which translates to MTNTCLKIHIRFKSSTILGETCVSPFDCHKVNFATCSKNKTCECVENFVADGNSKCLSPVNDDCMNDDDCLGDLSCINSQCKCQINFQLTFDNQCKQNVLKLFCQSDRDCDEVRHAKCSSSNKCVCRPRNTLVNSTICMPMIGAFCWKDEPCAIDNSACINSTCQCKPEFKYFSENDVCLNEYVGMSCKDHQNCKSLRNTECSSFHKCVCLLTTKKVNATTCLSRLNSYCEHDEDCVDPHSTCIANKCQCRPNYITIDNDKCELITLGKKCKGDSDCQNLFSDECSADEICVCKLHHVAINESVCQPVLNGICFSSEDCQVKNSKCHFSYCQCKSGFVPFSQNLCLKEELLDSCGPDEGCESSGKKQCSKSGKCICTNKSLTQNPSIKFDCTPLIGGFCNDSSECEIDNSISMLGETCISPFDCYKVNFVTCSENKTCECAENFVADGNSKCLFLVNDGCMNDDDCLGDLSCIDSQCKCQVNFQLTVDNQCKKNIFEHFCQSDKDCDEVRHAKCSSINKCVCRPRNTLVNSTICMPMIGAFCWKDEPCATDNSACINSTCQCKPGFKYFSKNDVCSNEYLGMSCKDHQDCSSLRYTECSSFHKCVCLSTTKKVNATTCLSRLNNYCEHNEDCADPHSFCIANRCQCRSNYISINDFKCELTYIGKPCESNSDCEKIESGECSNDKRCTCNENSIMLDEFSCGPILSGACSDYMECLPENLRCVHNICRCKPGFFASSSFNCSLAVTKLGMACESKAGCKNLYNSDCIGGQCVCQSNTLAVYQTACLSLINGSCRSHEDCLDANSVCIFNRCECKLQYVPVSSSQCILENSAVNCRNNADCSDQMRRECSTNNKCVCKSNSIALGAYRWLLGDAYESSFDCHNVVFTMRTKENKCKCQSHFIAVNNSKCISPLNEFCLNDSDCLTDNSTCNNSQCKCKFDFRPTLSNKCEPKKLLKFCRKNEDCADIIHEKCSIDNECVCRPNNVAVNGSACLPAMNSFCWNNEPCAVENSDCIDSECKCRLGFKNIHDKLCIKTYLEMPCEHDIDCADIKNSECYTL; encoded by the exons ATGACTAATACTTGCCTAAAAATTCACATAAGATTTAAATCATCAA CAATCTTAGGCGAAACTTGTGTATCACCATTTGACTGCCACAAAGTCAATTTTGCGACgtgttcaaaaaataaaacatgcgagtgtgttgaaaattttgtcGCAGATGGTAATTCAAAATGCTTATCGCCGGTCAATGATGATTGCATGAATGACGATGATTGCCTAGGTGATTTATCGTGTATTAATTCTCAATGCaaatgtcaaataaattttcaattaacatTCGATAATCAATGTAAACAAA ATGTTCTCAAGCTTTTCTGTCAATCGGATAGAGATTGTGATGAGGTGCGTCACGCAAAATGCTCGAGCAGTAACAAATGCGTATGTCGACCGAGAAATACCCTAGTAAATTCCACAATCTGTATGCCAATGATCGGCGCATTCTGTTGGAAAGACGAACCTTGTGCTATCGACAATTCTGCTTGCATCAATAGTACTTGTCAATGCAAACCagaatttaagtatttttccGAAAACGATGTTTGTTTGAACG AATATGTAGGGATGTCTTGTAAAGACCATCAAAACTGCAAAAGTCTACGTAATACCGAGTGTTCATCATTTCATAAGTGTGTTTGTCTATTAACAACAAAGAAAGTCAATGCTACAACATGTCTGTCAAGATTGAATAGTTATTGCGAGCATGATGAGGACTGTGTCGATCCTCATTCAACTTGCATTGCTAATAAATGTCAATGCAGGCCAAATTATATTACTATCGACAATGATAAATGTGAATTAA TTACACTAGGGAAAAAATGTAAAGGCGATTCAGACTGTCAAAACTTATTTAGTGATGAATGTTCCGCAGATGAAATTTGTGTTTGTAAACTACATCATGTTGCCATAAATGAGTCGGTTTGTCAACCAGTACTGAACGGAATTTGTTTTAGTTCGGAAGACTGtcaagtaaaaaattctaaatgtcATTTTAGCTATTGTCAATGCAAATCAGGGTTTGTACCCTTTTCACAGAATTTATGCTTAAAAg AGGAATTGCTTGATTCATGCGGACCAGATGAAGGTTGTGAATCTTCAGGCAAAAAACAATGCTCCAAAAGTGGAAAATGCATTTGCACAAATAAGTCTCTCACTCAAAATCcatcaataaaatttgactGTACACCATTAATAGGCGGATTTTGTAATGACTCAAGTGAATGCGAAATCGACAATTCTATat CAATGTTGGGCGAAACTTGTATATCACCATTTGACTGCTACAAAGTCAATTTTGTGACGTGTTCAGAAAATAAAACATGCGAGTGTGCTGAAAATTTTGTCGCAGATGGTAATTCAAAATGCTTATTTCTGGTCAATGATGGTTGCATGAATGACGATGATTGCCTAGGTGATCTATCGTGTATTGATTCTCAATGCAAAtgtcaagtaaattttcaattaacagTCGATAATCAATGTAAGAAAA ATATTTTCGAGCATTTCTGTCAATCGGATAAAGATTGTGATGAGGTGCGTCATGCAAAATGCTCAAGCATTAACAAATGCGTATGTCGACCGAGAAATACCCTAGTAAATTCCACAATCTGTATGCCAATGATCGGCGCATTCTGTTGGAAAGACGAACCTTGTGCTACCGACAATTCTGCTTGCATCAATAGTACTTGTCAATGCAAACCAGGATTTAAGTATTTTTCCAAAAACGATGTTTGTTCGAACG AATATTTAGGGATGTCTTGTAAAGACCATCAAGACTGCAGTAGTTTACGTTATACCGAGTGTTCATCATTTCATAAGTGTGTTTGTCTATCAACAACAAAGAAAGTCAATGCTACAACATGTCTATCGAGACTGAATAACTATTGCGAGCATAATGAGGACTGTGCCGATCCTCATTCATTTTGCATTGCTAATAGATGTCAATGCAGGTCGAATTATATCAGTATCAATGATTTCAAATGTGAATTAA CGTACATAGGAAAACCTTGTGAATCCAACAGTGATTGCGAAAAAATAGAAAGTGGAGAATGTTCGAACGACAAACGTTGTACTTGCAACGAAAACTCAATAATGTTGGATGAATTTTCCTGCGGTCCTATATTGAGTGGAGCATGTTCTGATTACATGGAATGTTTACCAGAAAATTTGAGGTGTGTTCACAATATATGCAGATGTAAGCCCGGATTTTTTGCCAGCAGTAGCTTCAATTGTAGTTTAGCCGTAACCAAATTGGGAATGGCTTGTGAGTCGAAAGCTGGTTGCAAGAATCTCTACAATTCAGACTGCATTGGAGGTCAATGTGTTTGTCAATCAAATACTCTTGCTGTTTATCAAACTGCATGCTTATCGCTGATTAATGGAAGTTGTCGAAGTCACGAAGATTGTCTAGATGCCAATTCAGTCTGTATTTTTAATCGTTGTGAATGTAAACTTCAATATGTACCAGTTTCAAGCAGCCAATGTATCTTAG AAAACTCAGCTGTTAATTGCAGAAACAATGCGGATTGTAGCGATCAAATGCGTAGAGAATGCAGCACTAATAATAAGTGCGTTTGTAAATCTAATTCAATTGCACTAGGGGCTTATAGAT GGCTGTTGGGAGATGCCTACGAATCATCTTTTGACTGTCATAATGTAGTCTTTACAATGcgtacaaaagaaaataagtGCAAGTGTCAATCACATTTCATCGCAGTTAACAATTCAAAGTGTATATCACCATTGAACGAATTTTGTCTGAACGATAGTGATTGTTTAACTGACAATTCTACGTGCAACAACTCTCAATGTAAATGCAAATTCGATTTTCGACCAACATTATCTAACAAATGTGAACCAA agaagttgttgaaattttgtagaaaaaatgAGGACTGTGCTGATATAATCCATGAAAAATGTTCTATAGACAACGAATGTGTGTGTAGGCCAAATAATGTTGCAGTAAATGGTTCAGCTTGCTTACCAGCAATGAATTCATTCTGTTGGAACAATGAACCATGCGCAGTTGAAAACTCTGATTGCATTGATAGTGAATGTAAATGTAGACTTGGATTCAAAAATATCCATGATAAACTTTGTATCAAGA CATACTTGGAAATGCCGTGTGAACATGACATAGATTGCGCTGACATAAAAAATTCGGAATgttatacactgtaa
- the LOC123269580 gene encoding prion-like-(Q/N-rich) domain-bearing protein 25, with protein MIVKLQRQIFVKLVASIIICYNLVKGDIIRDTHQHCAELTKTCDSDRQCCNSDHVCRLIGRGAFRLEKRCLKSISATLGGSCKSAYDCDKISFSKCSENNKCVCEAGFIAFDSLTCLSPQLSGSCTSDNDCNYTMHAKCADNNKCECRANNVAVNGRCLPVVNGFCWKNETCATKNSICIDSTCQCNPGFKFSPQINECLQPYIGKPCEVNSNCDEIVNGECSNDKRCTCKRNSIILNEFTCGPKLGGACSDDEECLTENSECEDNLCVCKTGFFAVNTFDCRLVPTKLGMPCNSKANCKHLYNSDCIRGQCACPSNTLAFDQTMCLSMIGGNCLSHNDCIPAYSVCNSSHCACQLQYVPASSNQCVLKSSAVDCRSNADCGDEMRRECSTDNKCVCKSNSIALGTYECKSLVGGYCAEDTDCVVINSICVYNKCQCKFRSTPISRNLCPKNY; from the exons atgatAGTCAAGCTGCAACGTCAGATTTTCGTTAAATTGGTTGCGTCAATTATTATATGCTACAATTTAGTAAAAGGTGATATAATTAGAGACACTCACCAGCATTGCGCTGAGCTCACAAAAACT TGCGATTCAGATCGCCAGTGTTGTAATTCAGATCATGTGTGCAGATTAATAGGGAGGGGAGCGTTTCGTCTTGAAAAAAGATGTCTCAAGTCAA tttcagCAACTCTGGGAGGATCCTGCAAATCGGCGTACGACTGCGATAAAATCAGCTTTTCAAAATGttcagaaaataataaatgtgtaTGTGAAGCAGGGTTCATTGCATTTGACAGTTTAACATGCTTATCACCAC AATTAAGTGGATCTTGTACTTCGGACAATGACTGCAATTATACCATGCACGCAAAGTGCGCAGACAATAATAAATGTGAATGCAGAGCGAATAATGTTGCCGTAAATGGAAGATGCTTGCCAGTCGTAAACGGATTTTGTTGGAAAAACGAAACTTGTGCGACTAAAAACTCTATCTGTATTGATTCTACATGTCAATGTAACCCTGGATTCAAATTCTCACCTCAAATTAACGAGTGCCTCCAAC CGTACATAGGAAAACCTTGTGAGGTCAATAGTAATTGCGACGAAATAGTAAATGGAGAATGTTCGAACGACAAACGGTGTACTTGCAAAAGAAACTcgataattttgaatgaatttaCGTGTGGCCCAAAATTGGGAGGAGCATGTTCTGATGACGAAGAATGTCTAACAGAAAATTCAGAATGTGAAGACAATCTATGTGTATGCAAGACTGGATTTTTCGCCGTCAATACTTTCGACTGTCGTTTAGTTCCAACCAAATTGGGAATGCCTTGTAACTCGAAAGCAAATTGCAAGCATCTATATAATTCGGACTGCATTCGAGGTCAATGTGCTTGTCCATCAAATACTCTTGCTTTTGATCAAACTATGTGCTTATCAATGATAGGTGGAAATTGCCTGAGTCATAACGACTGTATACCTGCCTATTCAGTCTGTAATTCTAGTCATTGTGCGTGTCAACTCCAATATGTGCCGGCTTCGAGTAATCAATGTGTCTTaa AAAGCTCAGCTGTTGATTGTAGAAGCAATGCGGACTGTGGCGATGAAATGCGTCGAGAATGCAGCACTGACAATAAGTGCGTTTGTAAATCTAATTCAATTGCACTAGGGACTTATGAATGTAAGTCTCTTGTAGGTGGATATTGCGCTGAGGATACAGATTGTGTTGTCATTAATTCAATCTGCGTTTACAATAAATGTCAATGCAAGTTTAGATCAACACCTATATCACGCAATTTATGTCCCAAAAATTACTAA